Below is a genomic region from Aminiphilus circumscriptus DSM 16581.
TTCGCAGGCGAAGTCTCGGGACACATGTTCTTCGCCGACGAGTTCTACGGTTTCGACGACTCCTTCTACGCCGCGGCGCGACTCCTCCGCCTGCTGTCCTTCGAGGAACGCAGGCTTTCGGAGATCGTCCGCACCATCCCGCGCTACTACAGCACGGCAGAAACGCGCATTCCCTGCCCCGACGACAAAAAGTTCCATGTGGTAGCTGCAGTGCGGGAGGAAGCGCTCAAAACGCACGAGGCCATCACCGTGGATGGCGTGCGCATTCTCTACCCCCATGGATGGGGACTGCTGCGGGCCTCCAACACACAGCCCATTCTCGTCGCCCGATGCGAGGGAAGAACACCTTCGGCGTTGCGGGAGATCGAAGAGGACATGCACCGCCGCATCGTCCTCGGAGGCGGTGTCCCCTTTGAGTGGACCTATTGAGATTCTTTCCGGAAATTTTCCAGAAAACCGTCTCTTCACGGGATATTCCGCTGCACCGACCCCATACCCGACCCCAAAAGAGAGAGGATGACGTTCCGTGGTGTCGATCGGAGAACGTGTACCTGATTTCGAAGTACCCGCCTATCGGGATGGGACGGTTATCTCCGTTCGCCTTTCCCGATTCCTCGGTTCCTGGGTAGTGCTTTGCTTTTATCCAGGCGATTTCACGTTCGTGTGCCCCACGGAGCTGACCAATCTGGCCATCAACTACGACTCTTTCCGATCGCTCGGCGCCGAGGTGATCACCATCAGTGTCGACAGCGTCTTCGTTCACAAGGCATGGGAGGAACATGAGCTGGGGAGCCTCATTCCACAAGGTCGCGTGCCCTTCATCATGGCGTCGGACCTCCGCCGAGAAATCGGCAATGCCTACGGAGCGCTCGACGAAAAGACCGGTGCGCATCTCCGGACAAGCTACCTCATCGACCCCGACGGTGTG
It encodes:
- the prxU gene encoding thioredoxin-dependent peroxiredoxin (Most members of this family contain a selenocysteine.) — translated: MVSIGERVPDFEVPAYRDGTVISVRLSRFLGSWVVLCFYPGDFTFVCPTELTNLAINYDSFRSLGAEVITISVDSVFVHKAWEEHELGSLIPQGRVPFIMASDLRREIGNAYGALDEKTGAHLRTSYLIDPDGVLQAAEILAPSVGRNIQELLRLLSAFRHVRETNGEEACPSGWFPGKTTLKPLPELVGKISAAWNPENPLIWPPGK